A region of the Myxococcus stipitatus DSM 14675 genome:
TGTCGCCGGTGGCGCGACTCCTGGCTGCGGCCCTCCTGTTGGGGGGCTGCACGAAGGAGGAGACTCCACCCGAGGCGATGGGTACGGCGGAGGAGCGCACCCTCCAGAAGCTGCGGCAGGAAGTGGACCGGGTGAACCAAGGTGGTCGCCCGGCCATGGGCCCCGAGGCGGCTCGCGGTGCGCCGAACGAGCAGCTCGCGGGGCTGGCCGCGGGACTGGATGAGGCGGTGCCGCAGAAGCTGAGCGTGCCCGCGCCCAACGAGACGGTGCATGTGGACACGGTGGCGGTGAAGCTCACCGCGCTGGAGTCATCGCACTCGGTGAAGGGCTCGGGGAAGATGGGCGTGACGACGGAGGACTTGTTCCTCCGTGTGCAGCTCATCACGCAGAACGTGGGCCCCAAGCCCGTGGCGTTGGACCTGGATTCAGCGAAGGTGGTGGACGCGAAAGGTGCGTCGTATCCCCTGGCGAGAGATGCCCAGGCGCTGGCGGGAACGCGGCCCTTGCGGCGTACATGGGCGCTCGAGGAGCGGTCTGACGTCGTCCTCTTGTTCGAGCTTCCTCCGCCGGTCCTGCGGGAAGGTGCCTTGCACCTGGTCCTGCAAGGGACGGGGGGAGAGGTGCGGATCCCCCTGCGATGAGCGGGCTTGTGTCCAAGCTGCTTCCGCTGCGAATCCGCCTTCCGTACAGCACGGAGGAGGAGTTCATCGACAAGTACGGCTCCAACGTGGCGCGCGGCGGAGTGTTCGTCGCGACGCGAGCGTTGAAGCCCGAGGGTACCGGACTCGCGTTCGAGTTCGTGCTCGCGGATGGGAGCCGACTGCTGCGCGGTGAAGGCGTGGTGGTGAAGACGCAGGTGGAGTCGGGCAGCGGGCGCACGGGGATGACGGTGCGCTTCGTGAAGCTGGATGCCGCGAGCAAGGCACTCGTCGACCGCGTGGTCGCGCGACGCGGACCGTCGGAGCCGACTCCGGGGCAGAGTGTTCCCGGGTTGGTTCGGAAGAATCAGGTGCCCAAGGCACCGTCTGGGGTGGCAGCGCCTGTCTCGGTGGACCCGAGGCACGGGCAACAGGGTGGCGCGGAGACTTCGCCCACCGGGAGCTTCGACGGCACAGGTGCTTCGGAGACAGTTCCTAGGGCGGAGCGTGTGCCCTCGGGCCACACGGCATCGGAAGCGAGTCAGGGGAGCGCGGGTGTCGAGGCTGCATCCCCGATGCCCCATCGCATCGGAGAGGCAAGCGGCGACACGTCGGCAGCCGCCCTCTTTCCGGAGGATGGAGCTGGCTCCATCCAGCGGCAGAGCGCAGTGGACGACGTGCGGTTCGCGAAGCCTTCTACCCCGGTTCCTGAGCGTCCCGTTGGGACGACAGCTGCTCGCATCTCCGCCGAGACCAACGCTTCCGAGGTGCAGGGAGGCTTGATTGGCTCCGGGCCTGCGGAGGCCGCTGGGCCTTCGATGCAGGCGCACGAAGCGTCTCACGCCGCCATCGAGTTCGACATTCTTGCTGACGAGGAAGCTTTCGCGGCCTCTCACGCATCCGTCGAGCCAGCCGCAGCGGCAACCGCCACATCGATCTCAGCCACCGCGTCCACCGTCTTCACGGAACAGGGACCTTCGAGCGCATCTGATTTCGCCGAGCCCCCCACGCCTGCGAAATCGCGTACGTCGGAAGGTCCCTCGGATTCCGTGGCACGGGCACACGCCACTTCGCGCGAGTTCCCTGGACCCGCTGGACTTGCGTCCCACGCGCCTGAAACCTCGCACGCGACTGCTGAGTCCGCGATAGGGGCTCACGCGACTTCGCACCCGGCCTCCGATTCCAGCGCGCCTGCGGAACAGGTGTCGGCGCCTGTTCACGCATCCGCTGAATCCACCGCGACCGCAGCGCAGGCCCCCGCGACTCTTCGCTCAACACAAGTGCCCGCCGAATCTGCGGCGAAGCCCCTCTCAGTCTCGCCTGCAGCCTCCGGACTCATCGCGCCGGCTGCGGCGCTGCCTCACGCATTCTCCGCACCTTCAGCGCAGATTCCTTCGGACTCACGCTCCGCTGCCGACTCCATCGCGCCCGCTGAACGGGAGCATGAGGCTCACCGCGCCCCCACTGCACCTACAACGCAGTCGCCCACGGCCACGCAGGCAGCTGATGAGTCGACTGCATCCGTGGCACAGGTGGTTACGGCTCCGCCCTCATCCGTCGGCATCGCCGACGATGCTTCGACTGAGACGCCTGCGGTTTCTCGCGCATCTGCATCTGTGGCTCAGGTGGTTGCGGCTCCGCCCTCATCCGTCGGCATCGCCGAAGATGCTTCGCTTGAGACGCCTGCGGTTTCTCGCGCATCTGCATCTGTGGCTCAGGTGGTTGCGGCTCTGCCCTCATCCATCGGCATCGCCGACGATGCTTCGACTGAGACGCCTGCGGTTTCTCGCTCATTCGATGAGGCGGCCGCATCTGTGGTGCAGGTGCTTGCGGCTCCGCCCTCATCTGCTGGCAGCCCCGAAGGCGCTTCGTCTGAGGCGTCTGCGATTTCTCGCTCATCCGACGAGTCGGCTGCATCTGTGGTGCAGGTGGTTGCGGCGCCGCCCTCATCCGTTGGCAGCGCCGAAGACGCTTCGACTGAGACACCTTCGGCTTCTCGCTCAGCCGATGAGTCGGCCGCATCTGCGGCGCAGGTGGTTGCGTCTAGCGATTCATCCATCAACTCCACCATCGCTGCGGCACAGACTCCTGCGATTTCTCACGCATCCGCTGAGTCCTCCGCATCTGGCACACAGGTCGGTCAATCCGCTGAAGCACAAGCGCCAGCGGTTCCTCACGCACCCGCTGGACCCAACGAGACCGCGACACACGTTGCCGCGACAACGCAAGCAACTACTGAGTCCACTGCGGCTGCGGCAGAGGCGGTTGTAATTCCTCGCTCATTCGTCGGTTCCGCCGAAGATGCTGCACAGGCGCCCGCGACAACGCAGGCCTCCACGGAGGCCACGACGCCCGCGGCA
Encoded here:
- a CDS encoding lipoprotein, with the protein product MSPRASSALSPVARLLAAALLLGGCTKEETPPEAMGTAEERTLQKLRQEVDRVNQGGRPAMGPEAARGAPNEQLAGLAAGLDEAVPQKLSVPAPNETVHVDTVAVKLTALESSHSVKGSGKMGVTTEDLFLRVQLITQNVGPKPVALDLDSAKVVDAKGASYPLARDAQALAGTRPLRRTWALEERSDVVLLFELPPPVLREGALHLVLQGTGGEVRIPLR